The following nucleotide sequence is from Pithys albifrons albifrons isolate INPA30051 chromosome 2, PitAlb_v1, whole genome shotgun sequence.
GGAGAAACAGTTTTACTGTTAATTTGAGACTCCTGGTAAGATTGAATTATACAGAATTAACTTTGTTGAATCACCAGCATCCAAGTAGACTGATTCAGCGAAAATAGCTGAAATTTCTGCTAGCAGTGAGGGTTTCAGTGTCATCCAGAATTAGCCTGTTTAAATTAATTGAATGGTTGAATGTTGGTAAATAATACTGGGAGGTCTTTACCTGGAAATTATTGGGTCATTTCTGAGTTGCTGGAAAAGGGTAACCGCTAGTCTTTTGAGATGAAAGTATTAAACTGTATCACTACTTTAAATGTGACTCATGAGCAGGGGGTTTCTGAAGAGAATTACATAAATTTCCTGAGATATTTCTGAATAACaaattttttcaaataattttctcGTCTTTAATAACTATGGGTGAAATCCTGACTCCATTGACGTCTACAGAAAAAGTCCTCTGGATTTCAGTGAAGCCAGGATTTCACCCCCAGACTCTGGGAAATGTGCAGCTCTTTTGTTGTGACTGGGTGAGGAAGAAGTGAGGAAGACTGCAACAGGACCCAGCATTTTCTGCCAACTGACAATTCACTGTCCtcagatttttatatttacCTCACTTAGCGATGACCAGATTCTATTCTCATTTCCACTAGTGTGGATTTACAGTGTATTTTTAGACATCTCTGAGCAAAATCTATCTTCTTGTCAAGACACATGACCTCAAACATTTCTTGCTGTGTTGCAGAAGTAACGTACAGGGAACTGTGCAAGTCTGGGTTGACCATGTGGAAATTTAGCTTACCCATGGTGCTACCTCAGGGCAACTATTTGCTTACCTGCACTAATTGACTTTTCTATAATTATTATAGTTCTAAACCAGAGTAGAGAACATACACTGTAATTCTCCATACAGCTATtacaaaaaacctaaaacaaaaaaaccctaaaccaaaaCCTACACAccaaagaaagctgaaaaaccAACATAGTACAATCCAATTTAACACAAGTCGCTTTATGAACAAGTGAAGTATTACAATCTGTTTTCCTGTGGATTTGCAGCTTTTGTCCCTTGAACTACCCACAAAAGGTGCTCAGGTTTCTTCCAGACCTCTTATCTCACCTCTGCTGAGTGAGAGATGGATTTTTGACATGCAGAGATGTGCACATCAACCAGCCCACCATGTCTGAATGACTGACTGCTgagttttccctctttctccctcAGTGGGGTCACTAGTTTTCACAAAGCATGTAGGGGACTGCTCTCCCTCCAAAATTGGctgaaaaattaagaattaCTAAGAAGAGAAAAGTAGAGAGCACTGTTGGTTAAGTTCGTTTCTTAGGAAACCTACTAGAAATGAGTTTTCTCCATGGGTTTGCGTTTGCATAATTCCCCTGAAGTCTCTTCAATCACACTGTTTTATATCAGCAAAAGAACCAGCCATAAATATTTAAGACTTTCAAGCCTCTCATAGAGGGCACATGAGGACAGTTTCGAATTTTACAAGAGCAAAGGAATGAAACAAACAGCTTCACATTTTTCGTGAGTCAATCCCTCCAACTCAGCCTATGCTTTGGAGCTCTGGAGCATATATAGACCTTTACCCCTGTGCAAGTTCTTATCATTGACCGTTTTACAGCCAGATCTACAACCGTCTGTAAAACTGAGTGTGATAATTTTGTGACAAATCATGTTGTGATTAGCAAACTTCAGCTTGTAGTAGAACTCATGTAGCCGAGATCAAGGTATGCTCTATCTATTTGAAGCTGGAATTTGTGGTGCTATAGCTCTGGCAATGAAGATACTCTTACTCTCCTTCTGTACTTTAAATAATAATACTGCTTATttgctttctgatttttgttcttgttttctctctcttcctatTCACTCAATTATCATTTGCCACGCATTGCCAGTTTGCAACTTAACAGTATacatacttaaatattttttttaataataagtTTCAGAAAGACCTAGAAATCATATCACGTGTTGGTACTAAATACTAACTTTGAGTTAACATGAAGTTGAAGTTTTCACTAGTGACCAAATTCTTAACTGCTTGTCTCTAGTGAGATGGGGAATAGGGATGGAAGCAATGTAAGAACCACAGTATGAAACATACCTCTAAGAGATATTATTTGCCTTTCTAAAGTTGTTGAAGACTATTATTATTGTCTCTTTTTATCTTTCAGCAAAATGATGGTCCAACACTCAGGCCAGGTATCTGCATTAGAAGTCAGCGCCTCCGCAATTGTTCCCACTTTGTCCCCTGCAGGGTCACTGGGGTTTGATGATTTCACAAATTTAACCCCACTGGTGAAAGAGGAACTGAGGTTTGCTATTCAGAATAAGCGGCAGTTCCACAGGATGTCTTCTACACTGGACACGGTGACAGTTTCTGAAAGGCCAGTTGAAACAGCAATGATGAAAACAGAGGTATGGCTCTTTAAATAGAATTCCAGTGTGAATGATTAATTCTCTAATAAAGTTTCACCACAAGACCAGGAATTATATCAGCTATATATAACCCGCTCTACCATACTTGATTCTTTCAAGTGTGGTTTTTTCTTAAGTGCTTTGGGGAAAACCTCTGGTATTTCACATAActggatattttatttttgattatCATCTAAGGACAATGTTTTACAGTGATTAGAAGAAGTGCTAATCTGGTTTCCCTGCCTATTTGTAGCTGAATTTGAAATAAATCACTGCTGAAGTTCTGTTTCACTGAGGACAGTCCAGCAGGGCCCACGGGGACTGGACTAAGACAGACACAGCCATGTTATGTCCACACTAGCTTTTTACTTTAAGATAGTactttcagtgaaaaacattTGTCTTTAAAAGTGGAGAAATAGCTTAAGTTAGGGAAACAGCTACACCTTGGTCTGAGCCTccacaagaaataaaacaaagcttgAAGAACCGTATTAATATCCCCTTTTTGGTGCTGCCTTTACTTCACTCACTCTGACTGCCTCATTCATGACtcatctgctctgctccccatgctctttgctccttttcctcccctggAGGTGTGAGAGTTTGTCTAGGGAGACATTCAGCAAGTTTTTTGAGTACCATTGATTTAAAATGAGCCATCACATGGATTACATACATGCAAACTCCAATCAGGTTTTTATTGACAATTCTAATGAAGTTACTACCCTTACACTGTATGGTAAATAAGGTCAGAACCACATTTTTGTTTAACTCCTAATGTGACCACTGACAACACTATCCatgttgatttaaaaaatgcagaagttaTAAAAATACAGGTCTTACATTTATGATATCTTATGGATTGTGTGTATCTGTTTTCGTGGGACAGTTTTCTCCTGAagaggatgaaagaaaaaagcgAAGAAGGGAAAGGAACAAAATCGCCGCGGCAAAGTGCcgaaacaaaaagaaagaaaaaacagaatgtTTGCAAAAAGTAAGTGACTGGCTAGAATTGTTCTTAATCTGTTGTTGTGCCAGGATCCAAACAGATAGCACGAGGTACTGTCATAGTAGGAAATGCAGAAAGATGTGACCCAAAACTCTTAACACACTTCAAAAtaaccctgagattagctcagttggttaaaacttggttgtagtaacgccaaggtcatggattcaatcccctggatgggccattgacttaacagttggactcaatgatccttgtgggtcccttccaactcagaatagtccgtgattctgtgaaaatgttaGTTATAAAAAATGAACCTGCTATATATTAAAACTAAACCTGGTTCAAACTGTAATAAAGTGAAAGCATGGTAGGAGTGAAAAGAGAATACAATTTCAGTGACTGATCTTGTCTGTGGGGATAATATTAATTTGAATGTGTATACCAAACAGAAGTAAAAActaatttcataaaatattccCTATGGGGAGCCTGCAAACACCAATGAGTATTTTCAGACTTCATGAAATGAGTGGTGTGGTAGCTGACCCCCGAGTTCTCTGTCCTAGAACCCCAGTCTTGATATACATCTTTCTTACAGCAGCATCAAGTCTGTATCTGGGTATACAGGCCTCTATATTCCTATATCTAGGGGCAAGGGGAAAAAGCTGTGTTCTTACTTTGTTAGCTTAATATGGGTTCATGCATATGTGAAATGATGTTCCAGGGAGTTAAGAAGCAGCGGGGATAGTTTTGGGTCAGTTTGTGACCCAAATAAGCTCAGAATAATTTTGCAGGACATAGCAATAATGCTTTGGGTATCTGTCACTGTAAGCAAACAGAAGTCTGAATTTGGCTTTTCAACTTCCATTACACTTCTCTAAAGGCCAAAGAAGGTAACTGTATATTTTAGACTGTTACCAACTGGGGAATGTATAGTTTCATCTTTAGAGCACACTAAGAACAtagaatttctttctctgctaGCCATGTGTTTTCCTACCAACAAAAGACCACAACTATGAGATAAATATTGTGACTAACTATTTGAACTACTCACTGTAATAGTTGTCTGTCCTTTGTGACTAGGAATCAGAAAAGCTGGAAACTATCAATGCAGAATTAAAAGCCCAGATTGAAGAGCTAAAGAATGAGAAGCAGCATTTGATATACATGCTGAATCTTCACAGGCCTACTTGTATAGTTCGTGCTCAAAATGGAAGGACACCTGAAGATGAAAGGAACCTTTTTATTCAACAGATCAAAGAAGGCACATTACAAGGTTAAGTGGTATGGTaaacatggaaatatttataGTGTTTTTAACAACTACCAGAATCCATGGAGAATCTGACATAATGTGTAGGATTCTATTAGTCAAGAGCCTTTAGGAAGGGCAGATTGCTTTCTTAAGtggaaagaataattttggCTTGACAGCGATTCTTCCCCTTGGAAGACCTGGTCTCAATCAAATTGAAGAGTCTTCTGCCTCAAATATAGGTTTTGCACCTGTCATACTTGCTGTTCCTAGGAGCTACAGACAACAGCTTCTGAAGTTTTAGGTCTCTGCTAGTATACAGTATCTGCACTCACGATGTTTGTGCTAGAACACTATGACTTCCAAAGATGCACATGGTACAGACAGCTGTGCTGGATGGACACTACTTTTCCTTGTTGCTGGTAGGGAAAGAAGACTGAGTATTTTTGAAGTTCCCAGGAGGATGTTTTTTTGCAGAATGTACTGATGCATAATGTTGCATTCTAaactaacacacacacaaaactccTTTAGTTCTGACTAagctttgtcatttttttttcacaacacTCACATGGGTTTTTTCTATGACTCATCTCAGCGATTGAATTTGAAGA
It contains:
- the ATF3 gene encoding cyclic AMP-dependent transcription factor ATF-3 gives rise to the protein MMVQHSGQVSALEVSASAIVPTLSPAGSLGFDDFTNLTPLVKEELRFAIQNKRQFHRMSSTLDTVTVSERPVETAMMKTEFSPEEDERKKRRRERNKIAAAKCRNKKKEKTECLQKESEKLETINAELKAQIEELKNEKQHLIYMLNLHRPTCIVRAQNGRTPEDERNLFIQQIKEGTLQG